The following coding sequences are from one Mycoplasma mycoides subsp. capri window:
- a CDS encoding glycoside hydrolase family 13 protein codes for MVNIERAAILHIPKSNMAYCYDKDRIHIVLRAKKNNLKEVIFHCSEPFEPKVVVETNNYDLNLEKTAMRKVGSTEIYDYWFISVRPPFKRLSYYFELASENERIYYSQKGFYPLEKIKSVQTSQFSFPWMNEIDIFDVPTWVKDTIWYQIFPERFANGNPEISPKNVLAWNSKAPAADNFFGGDLQGIIDHLDHLVELGVNGLYLCPIFKARTNHKYDTIDYFEIDPHFGDKKTFKKLVEECHKRNIKVMLDAVFNHFGYWHPYWQDVLKNQEKSKYKDWFYINKFPVEKLDENLTENTSLDLNYYTFAFTGYMPKVNTSNPEVKKYLLEVARYWVEEFDIDAWRLDVANEIDHHFWREFRQVVNQKKRTYILGEVWSDSNPWLKGDQFDGVMNYVLTRQIIDFVATREIDVRRFKNRVTNVIFLYQKNIWPGMFNCLASHDTARLLTLCENDPNRLKLAYSILFTLSGSPSIYYGDEIGLDGEHDPDCRKCMIWDKSQWNLDIFNHLKNLIKVRKAHPTIGSYGFLEFKSYDEEKQYLEYIKTDTKTHYLILVNNSDNQIEVEHADLINNTELLTNEKQTNSKVVLKPLSMKIFKLN; via the coding sequence ATGGTAAATATAGAGCGTGCAGCTATTTTACATATACCAAAATCTAACATGGCCTATTGTTATGATAAAGACAGAATTCATATCGTTTTAAGAGCTAAAAAAAATAACTTAAAAGAAGTGATTTTTCATTGCAGTGAGCCTTTTGAACCAAAAGTTGTAGTTGAAACAAATAACTATGATTTAAACTTAGAAAAAACAGCTATGAGAAAGGTTGGATCAACTGAAATTTATGACTATTGATTTATTTCAGTTAGACCACCATTTAAACGTTTATCTTATTATTTTGAACTAGCTAGTGAAAATGAAAGAATTTATTATAGTCAAAAAGGATTTTATCCACTTGAAAAAATAAAAAGTGTACAAACTAGTCAGTTTAGTTTTCCTTGAATGAATGAAATTGATATTTTTGATGTTCCAACTTGAGTAAAAGACACAATTTGATATCAAATTTTTCCAGAAAGATTTGCTAATGGAAATCCTGAAATTTCACCAAAAAATGTTTTAGCTTGAAATTCAAAAGCTCCAGCTGCAGATAACTTTTTTGGAGGAGATTTACAAGGAATTATTGATCATTTAGATCATTTAGTTGAACTTGGTGTTAATGGGTTGTATTTATGTCCAATTTTTAAAGCAAGAACAAATCATAAATACGACACTATTGATTATTTTGAAATTGATCCACATTTTGGAGATAAAAAAACTTTTAAAAAGCTAGTTGAAGAATGTCATAAAAGAAATATTAAAGTAATGCTAGATGCTGTTTTTAATCATTTTGGATACTGACATCCTTACTGACAAGATGTTTTAAAAAACCAAGAAAAATCAAAATATAAAGATTGATTCTATATTAACAAATTTCCTGTAGAAAAATTAGATGAAAATCTAACTGAAAATACTAGTTTAGATTTAAACTATTACACATTTGCATTTACTGGATATATGCCTAAAGTAAATACAAGTAATCCTGAAGTTAAAAAATACCTTTTAGAAGTTGCTAGATATTGAGTAGAAGAATTTGATATTGATGCATGAAGATTAGATGTTGCAAATGAAATTGATCACCATTTTTGAAGAGAATTTAGACAAGTTGTAAATCAAAAAAAACGTACTTATATTCTTGGAGAAGTTTGAAGTGATTCAAATCCTTGATTAAAAGGTGATCAGTTTGATGGAGTTATGAATTATGTTCTAACAAGACAAATTATTGATTTTGTAGCAACTAGAGAAATTGATGTTAGAAGATTTAAAAATCGTGTTACAAACGTTATCTTTTTATATCAAAAAAACATTTGACCTGGAATGTTTAACTGTTTAGCAAGTCACGATACAGCTAGATTATTAACATTATGTGAAAATGATCCAAATAGATTAAAATTAGCTTATTCTATTTTATTTACTTTATCTGGTTCTCCAAGCATTTATTATGGTGATGAAATAGGATTAGATGGAGAACATGATCCAGATTGTAGAAAATGTATGATTTGAGATAAATCTCAATGAAATTTAGATATTTTTAATCATTTAAAAAATCTAATTAAAGTAAGAAAAGCTCATCCAACTATTGGATCTTATGGATTTTTAGAATTTAAATCATATGATGAAGAAAAACAATATTTAGAATATATTAAAACTGATACTAAAACTCATTATTTAATCTTAGTAAATAATAGTGATAATCAAATAGAAGTTGAGCATGCTGATTTAATTAATAACACTGAGTTATTAACTAATGAAAAACAAACTAATTCTAAAGTTGTTTTAAAACCATTATCTATGAAAATATTTAAACTAAATTAA
- a CDS encoding glycoside hydrolase family 13 protein: MKVIDRVAIHHQQRSNMAYCYDKDYIHIILRTKKDDLKKVIIHHGDPFLRGHYLLGNDYIDLKPKEMTKSGSTKLYDYWFVEVKPEFKRLTYFFELFGIEDDHCYFGEKGFYETDDFKMINTGGWGFNYAWMNPNDVYQAPDWINDTIWYQIFPERFANGNKNNDPKNTLAWNSTDPSYDSFFGGDLQGIIDHLDHLVELGVNGLYLCPIFKAKSNHKYDTIDYLQIDPNFGDKKTFKKLVEECHKRNIKIMLDAVFNHAGYWNKFWQDVLKNQENSKYKDWFYINKFPLQEKIIDKNNQEKIVNNYYTFAFHEVMPKINTTNKDAKKYLLKVANYWIKEFDIDAWRLDAANEVDHEFWRDFRKTVNKNKPIYILGEIWGYAHPWLKGDQFDGVTNYMITSPICELVTKWIKPSKFNDKTTEVLNNYPRNVFKGMLNCLTSHDTTRLLTLCNNDIRKFKLAYSLVFMLAGAPSIYYGDEIGLDGAHDPLNRKCMNWNKDQWNHEIFNYLKKLIQIRKQNPVLGSYGTLKYTLIDDDKNYLEFIKYDDNNTYLILVNNSDEKLEIKKEELVNKTDLISDQIQTNNIVSLNPISMKVFKIR; this comes from the coding sequence ATGAAAGTAATAGATAGAGTTGCTATTCATCATCAACAAAGATCTAATATGGCATATTGTTATGATAAAGACTATATTCATATTATTTTAAGAACAAAAAAAGATGATTTAAAAAAAGTAATTATTCATCATGGAGATCCTTTTTTACGTGGACATTATTTATTAGGTAATGATTATATTGACTTAAAACCAAAAGAAATGACTAAAAGTGGATCAACTAAGTTATATGATTATTGATTTGTAGAAGTAAAACCAGAATTTAAACGTCTAACTTATTTTTTTGAATTATTTGGAATAGAAGATGATCATTGTTATTTTGGTGAAAAAGGCTTTTATGAAACTGATGATTTTAAAATGATAAATACTGGAGGTTGAGGGTTTAATTATGCTTGAATGAATCCAAATGATGTTTATCAAGCTCCAGATTGAATAAATGATACTATTTGATATCAAATTTTTCCTGAAAGATTTGCTAATGGAAATAAAAATAATGATCCAAAAAACACTTTAGCTTGAAATTCTACTGATCCTAGTTATGATTCTTTTTTTGGAGGAGATTTACAAGGAATTATTGATCATTTAGATCATTTAGTTGAACTTGGTGTTAATGGGTTGTATTTATGTCCAATTTTTAAAGCAAAAAGCAATCATAAATATGACACAATAGATTATTTACAAATTGATCCTAACTTTGGAGATAAAAAAACTTTTAAAAAACTAGTTGAAGAGTGTCATAAAAGAAATATTAAAATCATGTTAGATGCTGTTTTTAATCATGCTGGATATTGAAATAAATTCTGACAAGATGTTTTAAAAAACCAAGAAAACTCAAAATATAAAGATTGATTTTATATAAACAAATTCCCTTTACAAGAAAAAATAATTGATAAAAATAATCAAGAAAAAATAGTTAATAATTATTATACTTTTGCATTTCATGAAGTAATGCCAAAAATTAATACAACTAATAAAGATGCTAAAAAATACTTATTAAAAGTTGCTAATTATTGAATTAAAGAATTTGATATTGATGCTTGAAGATTAGATGCAGCAAATGAAGTTGATCACGAGTTTTGAAGAGATTTTAGAAAAACAGTTAATAAAAATAAACCAATTTATATACTTGGTGAAATTTGAGGTTATGCTCATCCTTGATTAAAAGGAGATCAGTTTGATGGTGTAACTAATTATATGATTACAAGTCCAATTTGTGAGCTTGTAACAAAATGAATTAAACCATCTAAATTTAATGACAAAACTACTGAAGTTTTAAATAATTATCCTAGAAATGTCTTTAAGGGAATGTTAAATTGCTTAACAAGTCATGATACTACTAGATTATTAACTTTATGTAATAATGATATTAGAAAATTTAAACTAGCTTATTCTTTAGTATTTATGTTAGCTGGAGCACCAAGTATTTATTATGGTGATGAAATTGGATTAGATGGAGCTCATGATCCTTTAAATAGAAAATGTATGAACTGAAACAAAGATCAGTGAAATCATGAAATCTTTAATTATTTAAAAAAACTAATTCAAATTAGAAAACAAAATCCTGTTTTAGGATCTTATGGAACTTTAAAATATACATTAATTGATGATGATAAGAACTATTTAGAATTTATTAAATATGATGATAATAATACTTATTTAATTTTAGTTAATAATAGTGATGAAAAATTAGAAATTAAAAAAGAAGAATTAGTTAATAAAACTGATCTAATTTCAGATCAAATTCAAACTAATAATATAGTTAGTTTAAACCCAATTTCTATGAAAGTGTTTAAAATAAGATAA
- the pgmB gene encoding beta-phosphoglucomutase, producing MKFKGVIFDLDGVITDTAPLHYLAWSQAVKTIGINDLDKTFLDKLRGISRKESLQVILDFYNLKLDQSQFNNLLEQKNLLYKKALQNIDKTWILPGIIDFIKDLKKHNIKICLGSSSFNAKDILTKLELINEFDYLVDPSEIRHSKPASDIFIKASQLLGLDVKECVVIEDAIAGVQASKSANIFCIGINVDADIRLQSTADLSINLLK from the coding sequence ATGAAATTTAAAGGTGTTATTTTTGATTTAGATGGAGTAATTACAGATACTGCTCCTTTACATTATCTAGCTTGATCTCAAGCTGTTAAAACTATTGGAATTAATGATTTAGATAAAACTTTTTTAGATAAATTAAGAGGAATTAGTAGAAAAGAATCTCTACAAGTAATTTTAGATTTTTATAATCTGAAATTAGATCAATCTCAATTTAATAACTTATTAGAACAAAAAAACTTATTATATAAAAAAGCTTTACAAAATATAGATAAAACTTGAATATTACCTGGAATAATTGATTTTATTAAAGATTTAAAAAAACATAATATTAAAATTTGTTTAGGTAGTTCTAGTTTTAATGCAAAAGATATTTTAACTAAATTAGAATTAATTAATGAATTTGATTACTTAGTTGATCCAAGTGAAATTAGACATTCAAAACCAGCTAGTGATATTTTTATAAAAGCTAGTCAATTATTAGGTTTAGATGTTAAAGAATGCGTTGTTATTGAAGATGCTATTGCTGGAGTTCAAGCAAGTAAATCTGCTAATATTTTTTGTATAGGAATTAATGTTGATGCTGATATTAGATTACAATCAACTGCTGATTTATCAATTAATTTATTAAAATAA
- a CDS encoding Cof-type HAD-IIB family hydrolase yields the protein MKLKDLNLKRLILIDLDGTTLTNQNDKIHKITKKAILDAQKKGHIVCIVTGRPFRAVEHIYKELKLTTLLANFDGAHIHDPNNKLMKRVVLPINYEIIKQIINEPVIKDNVENILIEYYDKSLLWKTDKELEDFFHLNKAKNSKDFQFIKASPYTDWKSPSNNLVLKLKSDKHKDEVIRVLTKYQDAIKIQSDILYGITTSKTKPVITLTNKNADKGFASIFLAQYYNKDIRDVIAFGDQLNDLEMLKTVGCSVAMKNGVNSLKFVAKGITHYTNDEGGLGHYLNLLLDGKEV from the coding sequence ATGAAGTTAAAAGACTTAAATTTAAAACGCTTAATTTTAATAGATTTAGATGGAACTACTTTAACTAATCAAAACGATAAAATTCATAAAATAACAAAAAAAGCTATACTTGATGCTCAAAAAAAAGGACATATTGTTTGTATAGTTACTGGAAGACCTTTTAGAGCAGTTGAACATATTTATAAAGAATTAAAGCTAACTACTTTATTAGCTAATTTTGATGGTGCTCATATTCATGACCCAAATAATAAATTAATGAAAAGAGTAGTTTTACCAATTAATTATGAAATCATTAAACAAATTATTAATGAACCAGTTATTAAAGATAATGTTGAAAATATTTTAATTGAATATTATGATAAGTCCTTATTATGAAAAACTGATAAAGAATTAGAAGATTTCTTTCATTTAAACAAAGCTAAAAATTCAAAAGACTTTCAATTTATTAAAGCCTCACCATATACAGATTGAAAATCACCAAGTAATAATTTAGTTTTAAAATTGAAATCAGATAAACATAAAGACGAAGTAATTAGAGTTTTAACAAAATATCAAGATGCCATTAAAATTCAAAGCGATATTTTATATGGAATAACTACAAGTAAAACAAAACCAGTAATTACTTTAACTAATAAAAATGCTGATAAAGGCTTTGCAAGTATTTTTCTAGCTCAATATTATAATAAAGATATAAGAGATGTAATAGCATTTGGAGATCAGTTAAATGATTTAGAAATGTTAAAAACTGTTGGTTGTTCAGTTGCTATGAAAAATGGTGTAAATAGTTTAAAGTTTGTTGCTAAAGGCATTACTCATTATACTAATGATGAAGGTGGATTAGGACATTATTTAAACTTGTTATTAGATGGAAAAGAAGTATAA
- the oppA gene encoding oligopeptide ABC transporter substrate-binding protein OppA produces the protein MKKVLGMTLLGSIIATAAASAVSCSVGISLDKILNRKNSNTKVLRELTNYSLANLNSATNNTSNDSDIIANLQDVLLTVNRHDHYEGALAEYWDHNSNKDYWKFRLRKNAYWTKIENGKQVKGDLITGLDIFNTFRYVLNKNNLALTTEHFLTNFKYVPQLMDFIDKLSDPKYDKSNGQAKAHSLYDSRFNKDLPGDLRTNELSSSYWIDRAILAFNLTPNDEARAKKVALDTSKSTKDLVKESFKGGKIVNDGKSAVNGDKSQDDLDQSIFDIGFYLSKKISYFESVISYLAFAPIPEIALFYANDKDQVSNIYAGTNYGKPLGKKSGYNGLWYSGPYVIEDYFPGSNLNLTRNEFYYNKENVYIEKINYSYVNKADAATRRFLFETGDVSSTKINANDLAGWQKYVGKDEENPVFSGTNVLKQKPTTTWALGFNFHSEGTQIYDNIQLNSEGSLVETGKKRTRTPEEDSILNRALALKSVRILARYALNRSIYAKFYSEARDGVDRPTSTQLRNTFTSKYVSTFNDNKHQVIDESSIDKVADYADFLAKDYYDIRKYNDDNSPKNNANSSSSTTPTRSRRDVSSTSSSTNNTDEKSWSDWIIEVLKQKKWHNPENIKNWGNRFGKVNDSKHPNSKIKVSVYNEGNDAFLENDLLAFTAFLQEDQLQSAANGDSGNGKGNGLFNLNRDPKTVKFKNEDLAKEFANLIGVYDAGYNPKIDTKKQDNVLKNLYKKINLLKRQVKEDLQKIAGITNYNKPITIPFLLYPNGADDFKIKFAQFFGSFNYLVRKHDTNDIDSPIVFDIVKPIDLSNYLKELREGKYGLASFGWSPDYDDPTNYLATLKYGGVYEHIQSWTKVFNKSKLTSSNGTNGQKREKDIKLELKDNDKTVDKEVLEKAYADLKNIIQHFTNELTYIDENEADIYKRYTQLAKLENYYTLSSAIIIPTHTHLADTLPSISYVDEFSKPTWPTGSHAKRYVGVRIFDKIVTKEDFAKQQKEYEQEKTSGYKSLNPMKFDDKTGKNIYFDQFKGNWRELWKKDYQEKNKKLNK, from the coding sequence ATGAAAAAAGTCTTAGGTATGACATTGCTAGGTTCTATAATAGCTACTGCTGCAGCTTCAGCTGTAAGTTGTTCAGTTGGAATTAGTCTAGATAAAATTTTAAATAGAAAAAATTCTAATACTAAAGTTTTACGTGAACTTACTAACTATTCTTTAGCTAATTTAAACTCAGCAACTAACAATACTTCAAATGATTCTGATATTATTGCTAATTTACAAGATGTATTATTAACAGTAAATAGACATGATCATTATGAAGGAGCTTTAGCAGAATATTGAGATCACAACTCTAATAAAGATTATTGAAAATTTAGACTTAGAAAAAATGCTTATTGAACTAAAATTGAAAACGGTAAGCAAGTTAAAGGTGATTTAATAACTGGTTTAGACATTTTTAATACTTTTAGATATGTTTTAAATAAAAACAACCTAGCATTAACTACTGAGCACTTCCTAACCAACTTTAAGTATGTCCCCCAATTGATGGATTTTATAGATAAATTATCTGATCCAAAATATGATAAAAGTAACGGACAAGCAAAAGCTCATAGCTTATATGATTCTCGTTTTAATAAAGATCTTCCTGGTGATTTAAGAACAAATGAATTAAGTTCAAGTTATTGAATTGATAGAGCGATTTTAGCATTTAACCTAACTCCAAATGACGAAGCTCGAGCTAAAAAAGTTGCACTAGATACTTCAAAATCTACTAAAGATTTAGTAAAAGAATCATTTAAAGGTGGAAAAATAGTTAATGATGGTAAATCAGCAGTAAATGGTGATAAATCTCAAGATGATTTAGATCAAAGTATATTTGATATTGGATTTTATCTTTCTAAAAAGATTTCTTATTTTGAATCTGTTATTTCATATTTAGCTTTTGCTCCTATTCCAGAAATTGCGCTTTTTTATGCTAATGATAAAGATCAAGTATCTAATATTTATGCTGGAACTAATTATGGAAAACCGTTAGGTAAAAAATCTGGATATAATGGTTTGTGATATTCAGGTCCTTATGTAATTGAAGATTATTTCCCAGGGTCAAACTTAAACCTAACTAGAAATGAATTTTACTACAATAAAGAGAATGTTTACATAGAAAAAATTAATTATAGTTATGTTAATAAAGCTGATGCTGCAACTAGAAGATTTTTATTTGAAACTGGCGATGTTTCATCTACAAAAATCAATGCAAATGATTTAGCTGGTTGACAAAAATATGTTGGAAAAGATGAAGAAAATCCTGTTTTTAGTGGAACTAATGTTTTAAAACAAAAACCAACTACTACTTGAGCCTTAGGATTTAATTTCCATAGTGAAGGAACTCAAATTTATGACAACATTCAACTTAATAGTGAAGGAAGTTTAGTTGAAACTGGTAAAAAAAGAACTAGAACACCTGAAGAAGATAGTATTTTAAACAGAGCTCTTGCTTTAAAATCAGTTAGAATACTAGCTAGATATGCATTAAATCGTTCTATATATGCTAAGTTTTATTCTGAAGCTAGAGATGGTGTTGATAGACCTACAAGTACACAATTAAGAAATACATTTACAAGTAAATATGTTTCTACTTTTAATGATAATAAGCATCAGGTTATAGATGAAAGTTCAATAGATAAAGTAGCTGATTATGCTGATTTTTTAGCAAAAGATTATTATGATATAAGAAAATACAATGATGATAATAGTCCAAAAAATAATGCTAATTCCTCAAGTTCTACTACTCCTACTAGATCAAGAAGAGATGTGTCATCTACTTCATCTTCAACAAATAATACTGATGAAAAATCATGAAGTGATTGAATTATTGAAGTTTTAAAACAAAAGAAATGACACAACCCAGAAAATATTAAAAACTGAGGTAACCGTTTTGGTAAAGTTAATGACTCAAAACATCCAAATAGTAAAATCAAAGTCAGTGTTTATAATGAAGGTAATGATGCATTTTTAGAAAATGATTTATTAGCATTTACAGCGTTTTTACAAGAAGATCAACTACAGTCTGCTGCTAATGGTGACAGTGGTAATGGCAAAGGCAATGGATTGTTTAATCTAAACAGAGATCCAAAAACTGTTAAATTTAAGAATGAAGATTTAGCTAAAGAATTTGCAAACCTAATCGGTGTTTATGATGCTGGTTATAATCCAAAAATAGACACTAAAAAACAAGATAACGTTCTAAAGAATTTATATAAAAAAATTAACTTATTAAAAAGACAAGTTAAAGAAGATTTGCAAAAAATAGCTGGTATTACTAATTATAATAAACCTATTACTATTCCTTTCTTATTATATCCAAATGGAGCCGATGATTTTAAAATTAAATTTGCTCAGTTCTTTGGTTCATTTAACTACCTTGTAAGAAAACATGATACTAATGATATCGATTCTCCAATTGTTTTTGATATTGTTAAACCTATTGATCTTTCTAATTATCTAAAAGAATTAAGAGAAGGAAAATATGGACTAGCTTCTTTTGGATGATCTCCAGATTATGATGATCCTACTAACTATTTAGCAACATTAAAATATGGTGGAGTTTATGAACATATTCAAAGTTGAACTAAAGTGTTTAATAAATCTAAATTAACATCTTCAAATGGCACTAATGGTCAAAAAAGAGAAAAAGATATTAAATTAGAATTAAAAGATAATGATAAAACTGTAGATAAAGAAGTATTAGAAAAAGCTTATGCTGATCTAAAAAATATTATTCAACACTTCACTAATGAATTAACTTATATTGATGAAAATGAAGCAGATATTTATAAGAGATATACTCAATTAGCTAAATTAGAAAACTACTATACTTTATCTTCAGCTATTATAATCCCTACTCACACTCATTTAGCAGATACTTTACCAAGTATTTCTTATGTTGATGAATTTTCAAAACCAACTTGACCAACAGGTTCACATGCAAAAAGATACGTTGGTGTTAGAATATTTGACAAAATTGTTACTAAAGAAGATTTTGCAAAACAACAAAAAGAATATGAACAAGAGAAAACTAGTGGATATAAATCATTAAATCCAATGAAGTTTGATGACAAAACTGGTAAAAATATCTACTTTGATCAATTCAAAGGAAATTGAAGAGAACTGTGAAAAAAGGATTATCAAGAAAAGAATAAAAAATTAAATAAATAA
- a CDS encoding ATP-binding cassette domain-containing protein: protein MIKKKNEAILKVRDLLIEFGNGRNKLKAVKGVTFDVYKGETFGLVGESGSGKTTIGRAIIGIQPVSDGAIYFENKLLRGKSPDVYKINQKIARHLYIMQQNQLTTSLSLNDYSNEFKRVYYKYVQSKFFDFKTQELKDYEDGKSRIIKEGVNLNTTKLVSVKKNANLSIVIQAITDNLKRLLKIIRLQEKASRITKNISKHTSVKVELQDAINKYQDFVHDSILKVKDLENTIYNTLQEMLAIRNDVNDGKYTSVTKFFDQMGSRLKLVIKSQKLITPKLEDASHDQLMNLALTCPKYKNSYYLKKLKQRIEYLNLNNKTKLAEEYQSVIQTVQNSDFYDNLKTAEIFKSPNKKELKENKKDMQMIFQDPSSSLNERMAVEEIIKEGLDNFPELYSNDEVKKAYQQWFNQKNPENKIADISEIDKKDIKRFLINQLLETVGLLPEHLSRYPHEFSGGQRQRIGIARALIMKPKFVVADEPISALDVSIRAQIMNLLAKFQKQFDLTYIFIAHDLSVVRFATDRIAVIYRGDIVELAESNELFDLPLHPYTRSLLSAIPLPDPIQESKKVHFVYQPEVEHHDYLVDFPKWVEVSKGHFVYANEREIKAYKKQIKAYKEQLKNK, encoded by the coding sequence ATGATAAAAAAGAAAAATGAAGCAATTTTAAAAGTTCGAGACCTTTTGATTGAATTTGGAAACGGTAGAAATAAATTAAAAGCTGTTAAAGGAGTAACTTTTGATGTTTATAAAGGTGAAACTTTTGGATTAGTTGGTGAATCTGGATCTGGTAAAACTACAATTGGAAGAGCAATTATTGGAATTCAACCAGTAAGTGATGGAGCAATTTATTTTGAAAATAAACTATTAAGAGGTAAATCTCCAGATGTTTATAAAATTAATCAAAAAATTGCAAGACACTTATATATAATGCAACAAAACCAATTAACTACTTCACTTAGTTTAAATGATTATTCTAATGAATTTAAAAGAGTTTATTATAAATATGTTCAATCTAAGTTTTTTGACTTTAAAACTCAAGAATTAAAAGATTATGAAGATGGTAAGTCAAGAATTATTAAAGAAGGAGTTAATCTAAATACAACTAAATTAGTAAGTGTTAAAAAGAATGCTAATTTATCAATTGTTATTCAAGCAATTACTGATAATTTAAAACGTTTATTAAAAATTATTAGACTACAAGAAAAAGCATCACGTATTACTAAAAACATTTCAAAACATACAAGTGTTAAAGTAGAATTACAAGATGCAATTAACAAATATCAAGACTTTGTTCATGATTCAATTTTAAAAGTTAAAGATTTAGAAAATACTATTTATAACACTTTACAAGAAATGCTAGCTATTAGAAATGATGTTAATGATGGTAAATATACTTCAGTAACTAAGTTTTTTGATCAAATGGGTTCTAGATTAAAATTAGTTATTAAAAGTCAAAAACTAATTACTCCTAAACTTGAAGATGCTAGTCATGATCAATTAATGAATTTAGCTTTAACTTGTCCAAAATATAAAAACAGTTATTATTTAAAAAAATTAAAACAAAGAATTGAATATTTAAATTTAAATAATAAAACTAAACTAGCTGAAGAATATCAATCAGTTATACAAACTGTTCAAAATAGTGATTTTTATGATAATTTAAAAACTGCTGAAATTTTTAAATCACCAAATAAAAAAGAACTAAAAGAAAATAAAAAAGATATGCAAATGATCTTTCAAGATCCAAGTTCATCATTAAATGAAAGAATGGCTGTTGAAGAAATCATTAAAGAAGGTTTAGATAACTTTCCTGAACTTTATTCAAATGATGAGGTTAAAAAAGCATATCAACAATGATTTAATCAAAAAAATCCAGAAAATAAAATAGCTGATATTTCAGAAATTGATAAAAAAGATATCAAGAGATTTTTAATTAATCAATTATTAGAAACTGTTGGATTATTACCTGAACATTTATCAAGATATCCTCATGAGTTTTCAGGAGGTCAACGTCAAAGAATTGGTATTGCTAGAGCCTTAATTATGAAACCTAAATTTGTAGTAGCTGATGAACCAATTTCAGCTTTAGATGTTTCAATTAGAGCTCAAATAATGAACTTATTAGCTAAATTTCAAAAACAATTTGATTTAACTTATATTTTTATTGCTCACGATTTATCAGTTGTAAGATTTGCAACAGACAGAATTGCTGTTATTTATCGTGGTGATATTGTTGAATTAGCTGAATCTAATGAGTTATTTGATTTACCATTACACCCATACACTAGATCATTATTAAGTGCTATTCCTTTACCAGATCCAATTCAAGAAAGTAAAAAAGTTCACTTTGTTTATCAACCAGAAGTTGAACATCATGATTATTTAGTAGATTTTCCAAAATGAGTAGAAGTTTCTAAAGGTCACTTTGTTTATGCTAATGAAAGAGAAATCAAAGCTTATAAAAAACAAATCAAAGCTTATAAAGAACAATTAAAAAATAAATAA